The Deinococcus radiotolerans genomic interval CGTCGCTGCCGGGTGGGATCTGCACGTAATCTCCACTTCTCAGGCCGCTGGCGTCCGCGACGGTGACCGTCACCTGCTGCGTGCCGACGCTGGCATTCAGACCCGCTCCGGTCAGCGTGGTAAGCACGCCGCGCCCGGACTGCCCGGAGATCTGCGCGCTGCCGTTCGCGTTGACGGGCGGCAGGGACGTCAGGGCCGCGCGCACCCGCAGGCCAGCGGGCAGGTAGACCGGGGTCAGCTGGAAGTCGTGCAGCACCACTTTCACGGCGCTGCTGGCGCTTCCGCGGGATTCCACGGTGAAGCGGTCCCCGCCCACCGGCGTGAAGCTGAGGGTGCTGGGAAACAGGGCCGATTCCGCGTCCGTGCTCAGGCTGTCCAGCCAGCGCCCCAGGTCGGCGGGCGTGCTGCCGGTATAGGGGGCGCTGATCAGCCGCTGGTTGACGCGGACCATGACGGTGTTCAGGCCGCTCTCGGCGGCGAGGAGGGCCTGGTACGCGCGGCGTTCGTCCGCGCCGCCGCCGCGTGAGCCCGTGACCAGGGTGGCGCTGGTCATGACGATGATCATCAGGACGATGCCGGTGAACAGCAGCGTGATGACCAGGGCCACGCCCCCCTCGTGTTCGGGGTGGGCTGATCGGCTGGGCGGGTGCATGACGGCAAGGTACGGTGACCCGCACGTGAAAAATGCCACACATGAGGCAGCGCACCCGAACGGGGTGTGCTGCAGGTCAGTTCGGGTGCCTCAGCGGGGCGTGATCAGGTACACGAGGCCGCCCGAGTGACCCAGCCACAGCCGCTCGAACGCGGCGCGCGGGTACGCGCGGCGCACGCCCGCGTCGGTGGGCGCGGCCGGGTCGTTCAGCACCGGGTTGCCCTGCGCGTCGAAGCCGGTCAGGACCATCAGGTGCCCGCTGGAACTGGGAATCGCGGCGCCCGGCAGCTCCCCGGCCTTCCAGCCCAGGCTGACCGCCAGGGGCGTGCCCTGCGCGGTGAAGGTCTCAGCGGCGGCCAGGCTGGGCAGGCGCAGCACCACCGCCCGCAGGCCGCGCGCGCCCGCGTACGCGGCATTGAAGGCCCAGTTGCCCGTGCCGTCGTACTCGCGGTCGAACGTGCCGCGCGCGGCGTCGGGCACCGTGACGTTCAGGCCGTGATGCGCCAGGATCATGGACACGCTGGTGGGACTGCACCAGACCTCCCCGCCGTTCGGGTAGAGCATCTGCGAGCGCATGGGCACCTTGACCTCCCGGCCCCACGCGGCGCGGTTGCCGGGCGCACCCAGCGCCTCACTGCGCCGCGCGCGGTCCGCGGTGTTGAACGCCACGAGGCGCACGCCGGTGCCCGCGCCGCGCAGCGTCACGCGGTACTGGAAGGCGCTGGCCTTGGCCGTCAGGCGCAGCGTGTCGGTCAGCACCTGCCCGGCGGCGTCCTTCTGCCCGTCCAGGCTGGCGCGGTCCCCGCTGTCACTCCAGGTGCCGAAACTGAACCAGCGGGTCCAGCCGCCGGCGCCCTGGGCGCGGACTTCCACGCTGACACTGCCCCGCACGGGCGTCACGGCGTTCCACGAGGGGATCAGCTCGTCGAAGGCGGGCACGCGCAGCGGCGCAGACGTCCACGTGCCGCTCGTCGCGCCGGGCGCGAGGCTCAGCCCCGCCGCGCCGGCCGTCACGCCGCGCCCCTCGCCGCCGGCCCAGTCGCCGGGCTGCTCGTGAATGGTGGTGGTCGTGTTGGGGTACGTCATGGTGAGGGCCTCCGCGTCCGGCATGAGCAGGGACGCTGAAAGAACAAGGGCAGACAGCAGGGAGCCGCGATTCATGTGTGCCCCGGATGATGCCGCGCGCCCAGGGGCGTGTGGTGAGTGGCCGCCCCGGCGTCGGGGGGGACCGAGGTGCAGGCCGGACCGGCGGCCCCGTGAGTCTGAGGCGTCCCGGTCCGGGCTGGTTGAGTCGGTCATGGTCGCCGGTGACCGGTGGGTGGGGTGCGGGTCACGCAGGGGCGCACCGGGTGAGTCCAGCGGCCGCCACTTCGCAGCGCTGGGCGCCGTGCGCGCGTCCGGCTCGCGGCGCTTCGGCACAGTTTGATCTGCGTCTGTTGTGCATGATGTGTAAGATACTCATATGAGTAGAGAAGGATACATCCGTGAGCTTCGTGCTGTGATCGGCCCACGCCCCGTCAATCTGATCGGTGTCGCAGCACTGATCACCGACCCGTACGGGCGCGTGCTGCTCGCCCGGCGCGTCACGTCCGGACGCTGGGGCCTCATCGCGGACCTGTGCGAACTGGGTGAGGCGCTGGACGTCACCCTGCGCCGCGAGGTGCACGAGGAGAGTGCCCTCACCGTCACGGACGCGCACCTGATCGACCTGCTGTGCCCCGACCGGCTCAGCGAGGTCCCCAACGGCGACCAGTTCTACAGCTACACCGCCGCGTACCGCGTCACGGCCTGGCACGGCACCCCGCAGCCCGACGGGCACGAACTGGCCGAACTGCGCTTCTGGGCCCCAGCCGAACTCTCCGGGCTGCCCCTGACCCGCCTGGGCCGCGCCGCGCTGGCGTGGCAGGTGTGAGCTACGTCCGCGACCTGAGGGCCCGCACCGGCCCGATGCCCCTGATCCTCACGGGGGCGTGCGGCCTGCTCCTGCGGGGTGAGGGG includes:
- a CDS encoding NUDIX domain-containing protein, with translation MSREGYIRELRAVIGPRPVNLIGVAALITDPYGRVLLARRVTSGRWGLIADLCELGEALDVTLRREVHEESALTVTDAHLIDLLCPDRLSEVPNGDQFYSYTAAYRVTAWHGTPQPDGHELAELRFWAPAELSGLPLTRLGRAALAWQV
- a CDS encoding peptidase C39 family protein codes for the protein MTYPNTTTTIHEQPGDWAGGEGRGVTAGAAGLSLAPGATSGTWTSAPLRVPAFDELIPSWNAVTPVRGSVSVEVRAQGAGGWTRWFSFGTWSDSGDRASLDGQKDAAGQVLTDTLRLTAKASAFQYRVTLRGAGTGVRLVAFNTADRARRSEALGAPGNRAAWGREVKVPMRSQMLYPNGGEVWCSPTSVSMILAHHGLNVTVPDAARGTFDREYDGTGNWAFNAAYAGARGLRAVVLRLPSLAAAETFTAQGTPLAVSLGWKAGELPGAAIPSSSGHLMVLTGFDAQGNPVLNDPAAPTDAGVRRAYPRAAFERLWLGHSGGLVYLITPR